The nucleotide sequence GCACCCGTCCCCTTTGCCACATTCCTGTTCCTCCTGACAATCAAAACCCCCTGGCCTGCCGGTTTTTCTGCAAGCACCATATCAATAATAGAACGGAAAACACTGACCTTAAAATCATCCTCCGACTTGATATGGGAAAGAACTTCCTGCATCAGACGAAGGCTCACCTGATAGCAGGACTGTGACTCATCAAACGCTTCCAGAAGCCGGTCAATATCAGCAATCGTATCATTCTCCGGCGAATAAGGATAATAATTTGTCCCCCCGGAAATCATGGCCAGCTTCTTATTATCCAGGACATTCTTCCTTGTCGGATTCAACCCCTCCGGATAATAAATCTTCACATCCGCCGTTCCCCTCTCCACCTGGGAGATAATAGAATTATTCGTTGCATTGATATCCGCAAACAGCTTATATAAATGCTCGTCAATAAACACCTTCATAAGCCCGGCATCCCTGTCATAGCCGAACATACGGCTGTGCTGCCACATCGTATCCGCCTGCGGCTTTTTCGCCGTCCTGGTATAATAAATCGTCTGGAGCCCCGCAAAAGTAACACCCCGCCCCAGCGTATTCCCGCCAATGATCACATTAGAGCCCGATGCATAATCATCACTTCCCACACCGGAACTTCCGTTCATGACCAGAACCTTAATTTCATCATTCTCCAGCAGTTTCTGTATAAAATCCAGAACCTCTCCAAACGGCTTTTTCTCAAACTTAACCGGATTCAGCTGTTCATACCTCTGCCTGACCTGCACAGTAAATCCCGCATCCCTGCATCTCCCCTTAAAATCTTCCAAAACCTTAAATACATCCTGCTGATACTTTCCATGCACCGCCTTCCGCACACTGGGATGAATCAAAAAGTTTGACACCCTTTTCCCCGCCGTCAGCATGATTCCCGATACCACCAGATGGTGCATTAACGCCTCTTCCAGTGGATCGCTCAAAGAATCTATATAAGAAATACACTCCCCGGCTCCTTCCGCCGGAAAGAAAAAATCTCCCCCAAGATACCCATCCCCCGGCTGAAAATAATACGCAAAATATGGATGCCACCCTGATGACATCGACTGTAACAGCAACGCCTGCGGCGTTCCCGTAACCTGCAGATAAATACTGCACGCTGACCTCGCCTTAATATCATCCAGATACCTATTTATAGAAGACTTGTTATTTCTGTTAATCATCGTATTCAAAGAAGCCGCATCTGCCTCATCGTCAATAATGAACAGCGGATTCCCCCTCATAAAGCCCGTAGAACCCAGGATATTAGACCACTGCTTCAAAGTTCTCACATTCTTCTTTAAGACAATGATAACCGGCTGCATCAGACAGTTCTCCGCAAAAATCTCCGAATCATATTCGTCACATATACAGAAACCATCCAAGTCCTCCCACACACGCTCAATCGTCTGTTGCTGGAGAATGACATTATCTGTTGTCAAAATCAAAAATACCGGAAATCCCAAATCCGCCGCCACAGAAATCACGCCAAACATCTGCCCCGTTTTTCCGGACTGCACATTTCCAAAAAGAAGCCCCACTTCATGCTCACAAAAAGAAAATTCCTCTAAATATTTCGGCGCAATGTTATCCACTGTTTTCCGGATAGAATCAGCTAACTGCTTATTCCCACGCCCCTCTATCGTCTTCAAGTATGTTTCAAGATATTTCATCTTCCGCCTCCTGCTGGTGCCTGCTCTCCGGAAGGAAGGACAGCATCCACACTTCCAGCTCCGTGCCGTCTTCCGCCTTCGTCACAATATCCGTCTTCGTCAGCGTAATCGTATCACGCCCGTATTTATTCAGCATCTTATGTGTGATAACCCCTTTCCCGTCCTGGTCACTTTCCACCCGGTTCACCGGCTCCACCAGTCCGGCCGCCACAAGGCGCCCTTTAATCCAGCGCCCCATAATCTTCAAATCATCCTTTGAATACAGATTCTTGTTATTCTGTCCGCAGGTCCAGGCCTGAAACTTCCAGCCGTCATCCGTAACCGCCATGAACGGCTGCTGATGCAGGGGATATCCCGGCAGGTCCCTGATGGACTTGCTGACCACCATCTCAATCTCCCACCACACACGCTTTCTTCCGCTCGCATAACAGACATTGATATTGGAACCCCTCATAGACTCATCGTTCTCATCCTCCGGCACCTTCAACGGAAGCTCGAAAGAAACCTCCGTCATCCTCTTCTTATAAGCGTCCACTTCCTCCGGCGTAATTTTAGAAACAAACTCCTGATCTACCAGCGCCCGGTTCACCTCACGAATCAAAGGCACATCCCGCAGGTCAGCAATATTAGCCGAACACTTCGGAAGCATAATATCCCTGACATGGGCCGAAATCTCCTGCAGTTCCTCCGGTTCCTCCGTCACTGCTGACAATTCATACTGGCGCAGATTGGATGCCTCCAGCTTGATCGCCCCCAGATTATGCGAACCAACCACGGCAGAAAACGGCTTCCCATCCTTATAAAAGACATACACCTTCCCATGATATTTAAACGCCCTCACCAGACGCACTTCACCAATCCCGCGCCCAGTCCAGTCCTCATTCAAAGCCGCCGCCACATTATATGTACCCTCCGGCATACCCTCATGATAATACATGCCGATCGTCAGACAGACCCTCTTTATCCCGGCTCCGTCAACCAGCCCCTGCAGCTCTTTTAAAGCCGCCTTCGACACATACCCCACCGCAATATCTATTTCATCCGCCTCACGCACAGCATCCATAAAATAATCTATAAAAGCCGTCTGTCCGTCTCCCAGCTTCAACGGAAGCATATTAGAATACAATAACCGCATTTTCTCTCACCATCCTCATTTGTCACAGCAATTATAACAGACATACCAGAAACTTTCTACCGCCACTCGTCATCCGTCCCATAAAACATCCTGTCTCCCTGCACATTCAGTTCAAAAATGCACTCTTCAATCACCCGGATGCACTCCCCGCAGTTCTTCAAAATATCCTTTCCCCAAAACCGGATCACCGTCCAGCCCATGAACATAAGAGCCTTATTCACTTCATCGTCCCGCTCCATATTCCTCAATATCTTTTTCTTCCAATACTCCGGATTGTTCCCCGCCTCCAGACGGGGCTTCAAAACTTCCCAGTCCTTCCCGTGAAAAAACTCACTGTCGCAAAAAATCGCTATCTTATACTTCGTCAGCGCAATATCCGGCTTCCCCGGCAGTGCGGCATAATTCTTCCTATACCGGAATCCCCTTGCCCACAGTTCCTTCCGTAGCATCAACTCAATGCTGGTATCACTGGACCTGATATTCCGCATGTTCTTATGCCGCTGCTCCTTCGTAAGATTGTCCACATCATCAGCCCCAAACACAATATAAACAACTTTTGACTAATCCATCACCTATCCAAGATACTCAATTTCAAGACTGTTAGGAGAAGTAAAAGTCACCCTGACTTCTCCGCCCTCTTGTGCGCCAACACTTCTGTACCAGTTACCAATACCTTTTAAGTTTCCTTCTTCTGCAAACTGCTTTGCATAAACATCCCCTGCACAGCTACACCCCTGCGCAAGCAAAATACCAGAATAACGTCCATTTACAGCAACACAGCGATACCTGGGATTTGCCGTGGGATGATTGTCATTAAATATACCAAACCGCTCTGCATACCGCCTTGGTATTTTAATATAACCCTCCCCGTAAATCGGATCACGGGTATCAGTATAACGGTATGTACCCCATCCTAAATGGGACGGCTTCAAAGTAACTGTAAATGTGTCTCCTGCTCTTGGCATAAAAATTCCTCCCTTGTACTTTCAAAATTTAATTTATCCATCAAATCTATTTACTTCTGTGCATACCACCAGTCCCAAATCATGTTTTGAAAACCACATCATTATGAAATTCCAAAAACTCTTTTCTGGGGAAAAATTTATTTGGCATCCTGATTTTTTGATTGGCAAAACTCAACAGCCAGTCCTCCACCGTATCTCCCTCCATAGACGGCTTTATTTCAGACGAAACCTTAATAATATAATCCGGAGTAACTGTTATCAATCCCCTGTCAAATGCTTTATCATGGAGCGCATTCAGCGTAAGACCATTCATCGGATTTGTCCGCTCTGTCCTGCTGTCCGCATCTTTCCAAGGCTTAATATGGCTTGCTACAAGAAGTTCAGGAATAGCCAGCCCAGTAATGCAGCACTTATTCTCATATGAATTTAATACTGCCATCCTAAAGAAGTCCTGACCAATTCGACTTTTGACCAACTGTTCCCGGACTCCTCCCTCCGGAAGCATAACAATTTCCGGCTCATTCACAACTTTATCAATACTCTCACTCTTTAAATTCGCCAATATGCATCTTGCCTGATAAGATAAGTCTTCCCAATTACTGCTGAACTCTTCCCATACCGAAGCATCCAGCTTGCTTCCATGAGCCATTGCCGTAACATTTCTTTTCCTAAGCTCCGGGTCATAATGAGCCAAATTATGCATTTTAAGCGCCACCGCTCCCGGAGTCCTCCCCATTAAACCAGCCAACTCCATTATATCTTTATTGGACGAATTGATTTTGCCGAACGAGGTTCTACAATACAAATCAAACGCAAGTATTGTCTCTTCCTTTGACCATTTTATTCCCGTTCTATCCAACACATCACCTTCATCTTATATGTAAAACCTCATTCACCGGCTAATCGGCTGTACTTGAATCAGCTATGCTACCATGATATCACAAATTAATATATCCGCTCACTTCATATTAACTTATATTGCGTAAAAATACTGCTGTCTCCATTTGCAAATCTCTTAGAAAGCTCTAATTCTTCATCCGCAGTTAATTCATTCAATAATTTGACACTGTCATATGCGCCCTTTAAGACAACATTGTATATTTCTCCACATAATTCATTATATAGTTCATTTGGATAAAGCTCTTCTAACCGTCTCAAAGGTATATTGCTTGCCACAACTTTAACAATCTGCTGTATCGCTGAATAAACCGAATTATCCATACGGACATCAACTATAAATTTTTCAATCTCTTTCCGGTCCACGCCATAGAAATTATTCATATAATTTATCACTTTATTGTAATTCAGAACATCTTTACCCAAATCATGGTACTTGGATGTCCTCATAAATAATTCATAACACATATCAAAAAAGTTCATTCCAATCCCTCCGACTAATTATCTGACTTCAAGATAAACTCTCTTAGACCTATTATACAGCCAATTCACTATTCCCACAATAATTACTATCCGGATTTCTGTTAAAAAAAGAGTCCGCCATACACTGACGAACTCTCCAATAATATTATAAGTTTACTTTACCCACACCACTTTACAACTTTTCCATAAAAAATGTCATACAGGACTTTCTGATGTATAATAAGTTTGCAAACAAAAAAATACGAAAGAAAGTGATCCTGTACGACAAACTTATTATACAACGAAAAAACTATAATTGGTAGACTTTATCATTATTTTTACATTTATTTTGAGACTTGTTCCATTCCTACGGCTGAGACATTAATCCTGCTTCTTTTGTCCATACTGACACTGGAGTCAGCGGATTCCATCCGTTTCCTTTACAGGCATTTCCTGTCGAAGCTTACAGATAAATCCCTGAATGCCTTTTACTATGCCTGCTCCTATGCCAAAGTGGACTATTCCAGGTTTATCAATGCAACAGCATCCATGGCTTTGAAGCTGATCCCGGAAAACCTTAGGACACAGCCTGTCTTTCTATGTATTGACGACACTATTGTCCCCAAATATGGAAAGAAATTTGAGGATGTCTCAAAACTCTTTGACCATTCCGCGCATAACGGCAGCGGCTACCTGAACGGGCACTGCTTTGTGAGCGTCATGCTCTGCGTGCCGGTGTGGGATAAGGACAGGATTGTTTACCAGGCGCTGCCGCTTTCCTACCGCATGTGGCAGAAAAAAGAGTCCAAACTGGAACTTGCCGCTTCCATGGTACGGCAGGTCATGCCTGAGTTATCGGAAAAGAAAAATGTAATCATCCTGTGCGACAGCTGGTACACTAAAAGCTCCCTGGTTTCTGTCGTGGATGAATACCCGAACCTTGACCTGGTCGGAAATGCAAGGTACGACTCTGTCCTTTATGACCTTGCCCCGCAGCCGACCGGAAAAAGGGGGCGGCCTGCAAAACACGGGAAACGCCTTTCAGCGGATAGGGATTTTACACTTTCGGACGAAAAAATAGGCGGCTACTATATTGGAACACGCCGTGTCCTTACAAATATTTTCGGCACAAGGGAAGTCCTTGCCTATGTGACAGCCACAGAGAAGGAAGGCGGTTCCAGACGCCTGTTCTTCAGTACGGCCTTCCCAACACAGCTGCAGATTTTTTGTGCATGGCAGGAAAAGGTTCCTCTGAACCAGACGGGAAGTGCATGGATGAACTACATCCCCTTGTTCCTATATTCATTCAGATGGAATATTGAAATCGGCTATTACGAGCAGAAAACCTTCTGGTCGCTATGCAGCTATATGGTGCGTAGCCGGAGAGGGATTGAAATGCTGGTCAATCTGATCAACATAGCTTACTGCGCGATGAAGCTGCTGCCATACCAGGATGAAACATTTTCAAAATACCGTAAGGAAAGCGTACAGGATTTCAGGTTTGCACTCAGCGAAAGGATCCGGCAGGAGGTATTTTTTGCCACTTTCGTAGAAAAGAGCGAAAGTATAATAAAATCATCTGCCCTTATGAAAACCTTGAAATACCTTGTCTGGCAAAAGGGCTATTATTTGTAAAAGTTGTAAACTGGTGTTTACCCAGATTCTTTTTAACTCCTGCCTCTTTTGTGCCAGACCAATACAGGCATCCCCTCATTTGCTCCGCCACATTTACTGCCGCACACGCTTCCGCCCATTCATCTGGAACACATCATGCCCTTTGATGCTCTTCACCGCCTGCCCCAGACTCCTGGCCCTCCCATGCTGATGGTACGGTTGGGAAGCCCTGTGCTTATGAAAAATAATACACTCCCCCTCCCCCGGATACTCCGGATTATGGATATACCAGATATGCCCCGTATTCTTCGACTGGAGCGTCACATCATATTCCTCCGCCAGAATAATGTTAAAATAAGACCTATCCAGCCTCCCGATCTCTTCCGCCCGGAACATCAGACACTCCCCCTTTCCCGAACCACGCCGACAGCGCGTCCTCCACGATACCCGCCACCTCCCCAGGCTTCACCCCGCCAAAATACCTCTCATACACCTCCGCCGACAGCCTCACGCTTCTTCCCTTTTCCACTATCCAGCGCCCCCAGCACAGCCTCTTCCGTCACATTCCCCGCCATGCCCCTCACGCACTTCGCCGTCTTCACATCCAGCTTAATCTTCCCCGTATCCGCCAGCCCGGACACCACTTCCTGCTCCTTCTCCGACAGATAAGACAAGTCCACCGCCGCCACCAAAGGCAGCGTCCCCTCGTCCAGCCGCCCCTTCAAAGGCCCCTCCAACTTCTGCACCCGCATATACCTGGCAATATTCCTCCCGGTCATCCCATACTCTTCCCCAATGGCATCCCGGCTCTTCAACCTGTGGACATCATGTCCACAAGTCCCCGCCGTGTCCTGCCCGTTCAGCCTTGCGATCTCCTCCAGAATATCATTCCGCCGCCCCTGGCTGCTGACCTTCTCATACCGCTCCGCCAGCACCGCCGCCTTCTCACTGGGCCGAAGCTCCGCAAATCCCCTCTGTATCACATTGGTCTCAATCACATACACATAAGCGTCCTCTTCCGTCAAATCCGTCTTCACAATGGCCGGAATCTCCGTCAAGCCTGCCAGCCTCCCCGCCACCTGCCGGTTATGCCCCGCAAGCATCTCATACCCGTCCCCTTCCTGCCACACGATCACCGGATTCAGGACCCCATGCTCCCTGATGCTCTCCACCATATCCTCCAGACGCTCCCCCTCATACAGCCGGAACGGATGCCTCCGGAACGGGCGGATACCGTCAATCGGCAACATCCGAATCCCATCCTCCACGGCGGAAACCTCTTCCGCCCCCGCCAGCAGGTCCACAGCGTCATTAAAAATCTTCCTCTTCGCCCCATTAGCTTTCATACGAAATCAACTCCTTTGCAAACTTCCTATAAGCCATCCCTGCGCTCGCTTTCGGGCTATACTCCGCCACCGGCAGGCTGTAATAAATGCTCTCCCCCACCTTCACCGTACTGGGAATCCTCGTCTCAAACATCCGTATCTGCTCCTGGAAGTTCTCTGTCACTTCCTCCGTCAGCACCTTACACAGCTTCGTTCTGGACTCACACATGGTCATCAGGATACCCGCAATCCCAAGCCTCGGATTGATCCGCTTCCGTATCTTCACCACCGTCCGCAGAAAATCCTGCATCCCCATCATAGCCAGAAGCTGGGGGTTCACCGTGATAATCACCTCGTCCGAAGCAGCCAAAGCATTAATCGTCAAAGTCCCAAGGGACGGGCAGGTATCAATCAGAATATAATCATACCTCTCCCGCAGCGGCTCCAGAATCCCGGACAGCATCCTCTCCGCCCCCATCTCCAGCCGCAACTTCGCATCCACCACCGACAGATAAATAGACGATGGGATGAAATCCACCCCGTCCTTCGTCCGTATGTACCTCTTCGGGGACGGCATCTTCTCGTTCTCAATCTGCGCCATCATCAGATGCCCAATGGTATCCTCCAAAACCCCCGTATCCTCCACGCCGAAGCACGTTGTCAAATTCGCCTGACTGTCAAAATCCACAGCCAGAACCCGCTTCCCCATCTTCCGCAGACAGTACGCCAGATTGAACGTAGTAGTGGTCTTCGCCGTACCCCCTTTCTGCGAACCGATCATATATATCTTTCCCATTCTCAATACCTCACTTTCCTCTCCGCAACCATACTCAACTGCTGCTCCTCAAACACATCAATATCAATATAATCCACTGTCTCCCTCGGAACAATGACCAGCTTCCCTTCCTCACACCGGACCGTCAAAAGCGTCCCCGCCCCGAACCCCAGCTCTTCCAGCCACAGCCCCTTCAACATGATTGTCGGCGTGGACTTATAATTACGCCCGCTCTGCTCATACACCTTAATCTTCCGAACATCCTTTTTTGCCATAAAATTTATCCTCCTGAAATCAAGTAGACGGACAGCCTCCCTGCCCAAACAGACCATACCATGCAGAACTTGACCGTCCTGCGAAAAGAAAAGGACTTCAAGTCACCCTCCGGCTTTCCGGCCAGGGCGAATCAAAGTCCTATCTTCGTTACTTCTTTTATAACCTCACACTTCTCTAAAGCCAGTACCTCCGCTATGCGCAGAGTCCCATCTGACTTTCAGTATAGTAGGTATTGATATGTACGGCGCCGTCCTCTCTCCACCCCGCATGGGATAAAAAAATAGGACTAAGGAGTGCAAACCCGTTGATTTTACTGGGTTTCTCTAACCTTGTCCCAATTATAACACCGTCATCATGAAAAGCATGATCTTTTACTAATCCAAAAAACAATGTCGCACAAATATCCAACTTATTCGTATATTTCCTTTTTCCTCTAAATTCAACACTTTGTCTTCCTAAGGCTGAAGCCAGAAGATCGTAGCTCCTGACACCTACCAGCATTTTTTCAGACATCCCACCTGCCGACGTATCAGTAAAATAATCTGCCAAAATGTAATGAGCTTTTAAAACATCTGACACATTTACTAAATTTCTATCCAAATCCAACTCTTTACAGTTTTTCTTCTCATACTCAAATGCTTCTCGTAATTCTTTCGGCAAATATTCCATAATATTTCCCCTTTTCTCTCCCTGAATTTATCTTTCGTATGGAAAAATCCAACACTTTTTAGCATATTTTTCTCCACACAATAAGCCATTACCTGCTTCACTTCTTGATTATACTCTCACCATGACATAATCGTCAACATACTTATATGCCTGAGTTTCTCCATTTTATAATTTTATAGGATGATGTTGGAGGCAAAACCGACACAAGTATGTGTGTTTGCAGGCATGTCTGCAAACACACATATTGTGTTCAGTTGGTGCAAAGTACCTGTGCTGCCAGAGACAGCAGGGCCTTTTAGTACGAAAATATCGACCATCTGTAAAAATGGAGAAACTGATATAAAATTTTAACTTCAAAAACCCCGCGCAGGCTGACGGAGTATCCGAAATCATTTTTATAGAAACAAATACTGTCATACTAAACAATTTAGTATGACAGTTACTTTATGGCATCCATTATATTACTCCGACGGCT is from Lachnospiraceae bacterium JLR.KK002 and encodes:
- a CDS encoding Z1 domain-containing protein, giving the protein MKYLETYLKTIEGRGNKQLADSIRKTVDNIAPKYLEEFSFCEHEVGLLFGNVQSGKTGQMFGVISVAADLGFPVFLILTTDNVILQQQTIERVWEDLDGFCICDEYDSEIFAENCLMQPVIIVLKKNVRTLKQWSNILGSTGFMRGNPLFIIDDEADAASLNTMINRNNKSSINRYLDDIKARSACSIYLQVTGTPQALLLQSMSSGWHPYFAYYFQPGDGYLGGDFFFPAEGAGECISYIDSLSDPLEEALMHHLVVSGIMLTAGKRVSNFLIHPSVRKAVHGKYQQDVFKVLEDFKGRCRDAGFTVQVRQRYEQLNPVKFEKKPFGEVLDFIQKLLENDEIKVLVMNGSSGVGSDDYASGSNVIIGGNTLGRGVTFAGLQTIYYTRTAKKPQADTMWQHSRMFGYDRDAGLMKVFIDEHLYKLFADINATNNSIISQVERGTADVKIYYPEGLNPTRKNVLDNKKLAMISGGTNYYPYSPENDTIADIDRLLEAFDESQSCYQVSLRLMQEVLSHIKSEDDFKVSVFRSIIDMVLAEKPAGQGVLIVRRNRNVAKGTGALLSPNDWQLGASVTDKIVLTMYQMTGEKGWGGEKIWVPNIKLPDKMVYYDIMDDSE
- a CDS encoding restriction endonuclease PLD domain-containing protein → MRLLYSNMLPLKLGDGQTAFIDYFMDAVREADEIDIAVGYVSKAALKELQGLVDGAGIKRVCLTIGMYYHEGMPEGTYNVAAALNEDWTGRGIGEVRLVRAFKYHGKVYVFYKDGKPFSAVVGSHNLGAIKLEASNLRQYELSAVTEEPEELQEISAHVRDIMLPKCSANIADLRDVPLIREVNRALVDQEFVSKITPEEVDAYKKRMTEVSFELPLKVPEDENDESMRGSNINVCYASGRKRVWWEIEMVVSKSIRDLPGYPLHQQPFMAVTDDGWKFQAWTCGQNNKNLYSKDDLKIMGRWIKGRLVAAGLVEPVNRVESDQDGKGVITHKMLNKYGRDTITLTKTDIVTKAEDGTELEVWMLSFLPESRHQQEAEDEIS
- a CDS encoding very short patch repair endonuclease, whose amino-acid sequence is MDNLTKEQRHKNMRNIRSSDTSIELMLRKELWARGFRYRKNYAALPGKPDIALTKYKIAIFCDSEFFHGKDWEVLKPRLEAGNNPEYWKKKILRNMERDDEVNKALMFMGWTVIRFWGKDILKNCGECIRVIEECIFELNVQGDRMFYGTDDEWR
- a CDS encoding HNH endonuclease encodes the protein MLDRTGIKWSKEETILAFDLYCRTSFGKINSSNKDIMELAGLMGRTPGAVALKMHNLAHYDPELRKRNVTAMAHGSKLDASVWEEFSSNWEDLSYQARCILANLKSESIDKVVNEPEIVMLPEGGVREQLVKSRIGQDFFRMAVLNSYENKCCITGLAIPELLVASHIKPWKDADSRTERTNPMNGLTLNALHDKAFDRGLITVTPDYIIKVSSEIKPSMEGDTVEDWLLSFANQKIRMPNKFFPRKEFLEFHNDVVFKT
- a CDS encoding transposase: MESADSIRFLYRHFLSKLTDKSLNAFYYACSYAKVDYSRFINATASMALKLIPENLRTQPVFLCIDDTIVPKYGKKFEDVSKLFDHSAHNGSGYLNGHCFVSVMLCVPVWDKDRIVYQALPLSYRMWQKKESKLELAASMVRQVMPELSEKKNVIILCDSWYTKSSLVSVVDEYPNLDLVGNARYDSVLYDLAPQPTGKRGRPAKHGKRLSADRDFTLSDEKIGGYYIGTRRVLTNIFGTREVLAYVTATEKEGGSRRLFFSTAFPTQLQIFCAWQEKVPLNQTGSAWMNYIPLFLYSFRWNIEIGYYEQKTFWSLCSYMVRSRRGIEMLVNLINIAYCAMKLLPYQDETFSKYRKESVQDFRFALSERIRQEVFFATFVEKSESIIKSSALMKTLKYLVWQKGYYL
- a CDS encoding ParB N-terminal domain-containing protein — encoded protein: MKANGAKRKIFNDAVDLLAGAEEVSAVEDGIRMLPIDGIRPFRRHPFRLYEGERLEDMVESIREHGVLNPVIVWQEGDGYEMLAGHNRQVAGRLAGLTEIPAIVKTDLTEEDAYVYVIETNVIQRGFAELRPSEKAAVLAERYEKVSSQGRRNDILEEIARLNGQDTAGTCGHDVHRLKSRDAIGEEYGMTGRNIARYMRVQKLEGPLKGRLDEGTLPLVAAVDLSYLSEKEQEVVSGLADTGKIKLDVKTAKCVRGMAGNVTEEAVLGALDSGKGKKREAVGGGV
- a CDS encoding AAA family ATPase, which codes for MGKIYMIGSQKGGTAKTTTTFNLAYCLRKMGKRVLAVDFDSQANLTTCFGVEDTGVLEDTIGHLMMAQIENEKMPSPKRYIRTKDGVDFIPSSIYLSVVDAKLRLEMGAERMLSGILEPLRERYDYILIDTCPSLGTLTINALAASDEVIITVNPQLLAMMGMQDFLRTVVKIRKRINPRLGIAGILMTMCESRTKLCKVLTEEVTENFQEQIRMFETRIPSTVKVGESIYYSLPVAEYSPKASAGMAYRKFAKELISYES
- a CDS encoding SymE family type I addiction module toxin is translated as MAKKDVRKIKVYEQSGRNYKSTPTIMLKGLWLEELGFGAGTLLTVRCEEGKLVIVPRETVDYIDIDVFEEQQLSMVAERKVRY